In Deltaproteobacteria bacterium, the following are encoded in one genomic region:
- a CDS encoding KH domain-containing protein, producing MDFVESEGDSIDAAIENALQQLGVQRDKVTVDIISEGRKGIFGFGAQKAKVRAELRTKSVAPKAPAVPALERRREEELPQAVLAEPAAPVDQSAAIEKTRAVLCEILKRMGIAATVEQKSAANGAEIILEIKTEESGLLIGRKGQTLEALQYLVERIAGERQSGEGAQIIIDIENYRERRRRSLEDMALRLGEKAKRQRKTVTVDALDAADRRVVHAALQDDPWLTTRSLGQGPYRRLLIIPEGDRKIKNQAAPGAQEPRDGRPQREAPKAAAPQEPDEES from the coding sequence ATGGATTTTGTCGAAAGCGAAGGCGATAGCATCGACGCCGCCATCGAAAACGCGCTCCAGCAGCTCGGTGTCCAACGCGACAAAGTGACCGTCGATATTATCAGCGAAGGACGCAAAGGGATTTTCGGCTTCGGCGCGCAAAAGGCCAAAGTGCGGGCCGAGCTGAGAACTAAAAGCGTTGCGCCCAAAGCGCCGGCGGTGCCGGCATTGGAGCGGCGCCGGGAAGAAGAATTACCGCAAGCTGTGTTAGCGGAACCGGCCGCGCCCGTCGATCAATCGGCGGCGATTGAGAAAACCCGCGCCGTGCTGTGCGAAATTCTCAAGCGCATGGGGATCGCCGCCACGGTGGAACAAAAGAGCGCCGCCAATGGCGCCGAGATTATCCTCGAAATCAAAACCGAGGAGAGCGGTCTTTTGATCGGCCGCAAAGGTCAGACGTTGGAAGCTCTGCAGTATCTAGTCGAGCGCATCGCCGGCGAGCGCCAGAGCGGCGAAGGCGCGCAGATTATCATCGATATCGAAAACTACCGTGAGCGGCGCCGCCGTTCTCTCGAAGACATGGCGTTGCGGCTGGGAGAAAAAGCTAAGCGGCAGCGTAAGACCGTCACCGTCGATGCCCTGGACGCCGCCGACCGGCGCGTGGTTCATGCGGCGCTGCAAGACGATCCCTGGTTGACCACCCGCAGCCTCGGCCAAGGTCCGTATCGACGCTTGTTGATCATTCCCGAAGGGGATCGAAAGATCAAAAACCAAGCCGCGCCGGGCGCTCAAGAGCCCCGTGACGGGCGGCCGCAAAGAGAAGCTCCTAAGGCCGCGGCACCGCAGGAACCGGACGAAGAGAGCTGA
- a CDS encoding flavodoxin-dependent (E)-4-hydroxy-3-methylbut-2-enyl-diphosphate synthase, giving the protein MIERRKTRPLQIGKLTVGGDAPITVQSMTKTDTRDVRATVQQIWSLEAAGCDIIRCAVPVREAAEQLGEIKNRIRIPLVADIHFNYKLALIAIEQGVDGLRLNPGNIGARKYVEEVVKAASERKIPIRIGVNAGSLEKDLLQKYNGPSVQGMVESGLRHIHILEDVGYREIKISLKASDPLMMIEAYRALADQVDYPFHLGVTEAGTPTVGTIKSAVGLGTLLAEGIGDTIRVSLAADPVEEVRVGREILKALGLKKDGLTFVACPSCGRADVDLVGLAKKVEERMLPYSNLNLHVAVMGCEVNGPGEARAADLGVAGGKGIGLIFKRGEVIRKVPEAEIVDALMQEVEKFAAEKAAEQSAAADA; this is encoded by the coding sequence ATGATTGAACGCCGAAAAACCCGACCGTTACAGATTGGCAAGCTCACCGTGGGCGGCGACGCGCCGATCACCGTGCAGTCGATGACCAAGACCGACACCCGCGATGTGCGCGCCACGGTGCAGCAGATCTGGTCCTTGGAAGCCGCCGGCTGCGACATCATTCGCTGCGCCGTGCCGGTACGCGAAGCGGCCGAGCAACTGGGCGAGATTAAAAACCGCATCCGCATTCCGCTGGTCGCCGACATCCATTTCAATTACAAATTAGCTTTGATCGCCATCGAGCAAGGGGTCGACGGCTTGCGTCTCAACCCCGGCAACATCGGCGCGCGCAAGTATGTCGAAGAGGTGGTGAAGGCGGCGTCGGAAAGAAAAATTCCTATCCGCATCGGCGTCAACGCCGGCTCGCTGGAAAAAGATCTGCTGCAAAAGTACAACGGCCCGTCGGTCCAGGGCATGGTCGAAAGCGGCCTGCGCCACATTCATATCCTTGAAGACGTCGGCTACCGCGAAATTAAAATTTCACTCAAGGCCTCCGATCCGTTGATGATGATCGAAGCCTATCGCGCGCTCGCCGATCAGGTCGATTATCCGTTTCATCTCGGCGTCACCGAAGCGGGCACGCCGACGGTGGGCACGATCAAATCGGCTGTCGGTTTGGGCACCTTGCTCGCCGAAGGCATCGGCGACACGATCCGGGTTTCGCTGGCCGCCGATCCGGTGGAAGAAGTGCGTGTCGGGCGGGAAATTCTCAAGGCGCTGGGTCTCAAGAAAGATGGTCTGACCTTCGTCGCTTGTCCGTCCTGCGGCCGGGCCGATGTCGATCTGGTCGGCCTGGCGAAAAAAGTCGAAGAACGCATGTTGCCCTACAGCAATTTGAATCTCCACGTCGCGGTGATGGGCTGCGAAGTCAACGGTCCGGGCGAAGCGCGCGCCGCCGATCTCGGCGTCGCCGGCGGCAAAGGCATCGGCCTGATCTTCAAGCGCGGCGAAGTGATTCGCAAAGTTCCCGAAGCTGAAATCGTCGACGCGCTGATGCAAGAAGTGGAAAAGTTCGCCGCCGAAAAAGCCGCCGAACAAAGCGCCGCCGCGGATGCGTGA
- a CDS encoding proline--tRNA ligase: protein MRWSKTLIPTLKEVPADAEVISHKLLVRAGYIRQISRGIYDYFPLALKVIRKIENIVRQEMDRAGAQELLMPISSPAELWQESGRWEYYGKELLRFKDRHERDFCLGPTHEEIITDLVRRSVRSYRELPMNLYQIQTKFRDEVRPRFGLMRGREFIMKDAYSFHTDIDDCRREYENMYQTYKRIFTRCGLSFRPVEADTGAIGGSLSHEFQVLAESGEDAIVSCNSCDYAANVEKAEIKAGQPAGRTVGEEAPPLEKVSTPGKKTVPDVAGFLKLSAERFIKTLVYKTDGDELIAALVRGDHEINELKLRTVLGCREVALADETAVATATGVVPGYLGPIGLKLRVLADLSVQGMRGAVTGANEANAHYVQVDQERDFTPSAFADLRLATAGDPCPRCAGGKLEAHRGIEVGQVFYLGTKYSEKMSATFLDAEGQARPIEMGCYGIGISRMVAAAIEQNHDANGIIWPFSIAPFQVLVLPINYLEEKLRDAADKLYGELQQAGVDVLLDDRDERPGVKFKDADLVGIPLRITIGAKSLDKGCYELRRRRDGKTEEIAVGDAVQTIKNLIAQAL, encoded by the coding sequence ATGCGTTGGAGCAAAACTCTCATACCGACATTGAAAGAAGTGCCGGCGGACGCGGAAGTCATCAGCCATAAACTGCTGGTGCGTGCCGGTTATATTCGCCAAATCAGCCGGGGCATTTATGATTATTTCCCGCTGGCGCTAAAAGTCATCCGCAAGATCGAAAACATCGTGCGTCAGGAAATGGACCGCGCCGGCGCGCAGGAACTGCTCATGCCGATCTCTTCTCCCGCCGAGCTTTGGCAGGAGAGCGGCCGCTGGGAATATTACGGTAAAGAACTTTTGCGCTTCAAAGATCGCCACGAACGAGATTTTTGCCTCGGTCCGACCCATGAAGAAATTATCACCGATTTAGTGCGCCGCTCGGTGCGTTCCTACCGCGAGCTGCCGATGAATCTGTATCAGATTCAAACCAAATTTCGCGATGAGGTACGGCCGCGCTTTGGCTTGATGCGCGGCCGAGAATTCATCATGAAGGACGCTTACAGTTTTCACACCGACATCGACGACTGCCGGCGCGAGTATGAAAACATGTATCAAACCTACAAGCGCATCTTCACGCGCTGCGGTTTGAGCTTTCGTCCGGTGGAGGCCGACACTGGCGCCATCGGCGGCAGCCTATCCCATGAATTCCAAGTGCTCGCCGAGTCCGGTGAAGACGCGATCGTCAGTTGCAACAGTTGCGATTACGCGGCCAACGTTGAGAAAGCCGAGATCAAAGCGGGTCAGCCGGCAGGACGTACCGTCGGTGAGGAAGCGCCGCCGTTGGAAAAAGTTTCGACGCCGGGGAAAAAGACTGTTCCCGACGTAGCGGGCTTTCTAAAATTATCCGCTGAGCGTTTCATCAAGACGTTGGTCTACAAAACCGACGGCGATGAACTCATCGCGGCGCTGGTGCGCGGCGATCATGAAATCAATGAACTCAAGCTGCGCACGGTGCTTGGCTGCCGCGAAGTGGCTCTGGCCGATGAGACCGCCGTGGCTACTGCTACCGGTGTGGTGCCAGGCTATTTAGGTCCCATCGGTTTGAAACTGCGTGTGCTCGCCGATTTGAGCGTGCAAGGGATGCGCGGCGCGGTGACCGGCGCCAATGAAGCTAACGCGCATTATGTCCAAGTCGATCAAGAGCGCGACTTTACGCCGTCGGCATTCGCCGATTTGCGTTTGGCCACCGCCGGCGATCCCTGTCCGCGCTGCGCGGGTGGCAAGTTGGAAGCCCACCGCGGCATCGAAGTGGGCCAGGTTTTTTATCTCGGCACCAAATACAGCGAGAAGATGAGCGCGACGTTTCTCGACGCCGAAGGTCAGGCGCGGCCCATCGAGATGGGCTGCTACGGCATCGGCATCAGCCGCATGGTGGCGGCGGCGATCGAACAAAATCACGACGCTAACGGCATCATCTGGCCGTTTTCCATCGCGCCGTTTCAAGTTTTGGTTTTGCCGATCAATTACCTGGAAGAAAAGTTGCGCGACGCGGCGGATAAGCTGTATGGAGAATTGCAACAAGCCGGTGTCGATGTTTTGCTCGACGACCGCGACGAGCGGCCGGGGGTGAAATTCAAAGACGCCGATCTGGTCGGCATTCCATTGCGCATCACCATCGGCGCGAAAAGTTTGGACAAAGGTTGCTACGAGCTACGCCGGCGCCGCGACGGCAAGACCGAAGAGATCGCCGTCGGCGACGCGGTGCAGACGATTAAAAATCTGATCGCCCAAGCTTTGTAA
- a CDS encoding orotidine-5'-phosphate decarboxylase — MRDRLIVALDVDSLEQAQNIVRLLAKEVGMFKIGKQLFTHAGPQAVRLIQELGGEIFLDLKFHDIPNTVAKAAIEATRLGVKMFNVHASGSLEMMRLTVKEVRRVCRQEKRRQPIMLAVTVLTSLNQDDLKRVGVETQVAAQVVRLAALTQEAGMDGVVASPQEVTDIRAACGRRFIIVTPGIRPAETQHNDQQRVMTPQDAVRAGVDYIVVGRPIIEAKDPVAAARAIVADMELAK; from the coding sequence ATGCGCGACCGTTTGATCGTCGCGCTGGATGTCGACTCCTTGGAGCAAGCCCAGAACATCGTCCGGCTGCTCGCCAAAGAGGTCGGCATGTTCAAGATCGGCAAGCAGCTTTTTACCCATGCCGGGCCCCAAGCGGTGCGTTTGATTCAAGAGCTGGGCGGCGAAATCTTTCTCGATCTCAAATTTCACGATATTCCCAACACCGTCGCCAAGGCGGCCATCGAAGCGACGCGCTTGGGCGTCAAAATGTTCAACGTGCATGCCTCGGGCAGTTTGGAAATGATGCGCCTGACCGTCAAGGAAGTGCGCCGGGTGTGCCGCCAAGAGAAACGGCGCCAGCCGATCATGCTGGCGGTAACCGTGCTGACCAGTTTGAATCAGGACGATCTCAAGCGGGTCGGCGTTGAAACCCAGGTCGCCGCGCAAGTCGTGCGCTTGGCCGCGCTCACCCAAGAGGCCGGCATGGACGGCGTGGTCGCCTCGCCCCAGGAAGTGACCGATATTCGCGCGGCGTGCGGCCGCCGTTTCATTATCGTCACGCCCGGCATTCGCCCGGCGGAAACCCAACACAACGATCAACAGCGCGTGATGACGCCCCAGGACGCCGTGCGCGCCGGCGTCGATTACATCGTCGTCGGCCGGCCGATTATTGAAGCGAAGGATCCAGTCGCCGCGGCGCGGGCGATCGTCGCCGATATGGAACTGGCCAAGTAG
- the thiD gene encoding bifunctional hydroxymethylpyrimidine kinase/phosphomethylpyrimidine kinase, whose translation MKAIRKVLTIAGSDSGAGAGIQADLKTFAALGVYGTSAITAITAQNTVGVTQVLALSPKLIGAQIDAIIDDIGAHALKTGMLANTAIIDMVVKKIRQHRLKNIVVDPVMVATSGDLLIQKDAVAALRNKLIPLASVVTPNIPEAEELTGMKLLTTVEIKEAARRIVKMGAQTVVIKGGHLKGPAIDLFYDGKKFYELSAPRIRTKNTHGTGCTFSAAIAVYLAQGEKLDRAVALAKKFITQAIQSSFSIGAGHSPVNHFYRTWKT comes from the coding sequence ATGAAAGCTATTCGTAAAGTATTGACCATCGCAGGCTCCGACTCCGGCGCGGGCGCGGGGATTCAGGCCGATCTGAAGACTTTCGCGGCGCTGGGCGTCTACGGCACATCGGCGATCACTGCGATCACGGCGCAAAATACCGTCGGCGTCACTCAAGTCTTGGCGCTCAGTCCGAAATTAATTGGCGCGCAGATCGACGCAATCATCGATGACATCGGCGCCCATGCGCTCAAGACCGGCATGCTTGCCAATACGGCGATCATCGACATGGTCGTAAAAAAAATTCGCCAGCATCGCTTGAAAAACATCGTCGTCGACCCGGTGATGGTGGCCACTTCCGGCGATTTGCTGATTCAAAAAGACGCCGTCGCGGCTTTGCGCAACAAACTGATCCCGCTGGCGAGTGTGGTCACACCCAATATTCCCGAAGCCGAAGAACTCACCGGCATGAAATTGCTAACTACGGTAGAAATAAAAGAAGCGGCAAGGCGAATCGTAAAAATGGGCGCGCAAACCGTGGTCATCAAAGGCGGCCATCTCAAAGGGCCGGCCATCGATCTATTCTACGACGGCAAGAAGTTTTATGAATTGTCCGCGCCGCGCATTCGAACCAAGAACACCCACGGCACCGGCTGCACGTTTTCGGCGGCGATCGCGGTCTATTTAGCCCAAGGCGAAAAGCTCGACCGCGCCGTCGCGCTGGCGAAAAAATTTATCACTCAAGCGATTCAGTCGAGCTTCTCCATCGGCGCCGGCCACAGCCCGGTAAATCATTTCTATCGCACCTGGAAAACCTAG
- a CDS encoding ABC transporter substrate-binding protein, with protein sequence MRKISVILVYLCVSLVNWTDALAAAARPKVVIAHAAMNFRVAPLWVAQDQGFFSKYGIDSEIIYMRGGPTLMSGMLSGDIQIGWTASSILAPIAEGADFVVVAGFNNRVTDELIVRPGIKRPEDLRGKRFGVQSIGGGGWMGAMLGLESLGLEPKRDDIRVLVVGDNTFRSQALEAGSIDATVLDGAFSRKAKSKGMISLADFSQANLPMMNHLVAVRRTYLQRQPEIVENVLRALVEGLAFTWSAKSKSAVLKSVMRRLRITEMNIAEDGYQELLTRGGLEKRPHPSLEGVRNVQRLMTTSNPRVGEVKLEEIIDRSIMRKLDDSGFIDRMYGVYSAK encoded by the coding sequence ATGCGCAAAATTTCCGTAATCTTAGTCTATTTGTGTGTTTCTCTCGTCAATTGGACAGACGCGCTTGCCGCGGCGGCTAGGCCCAAGGTGGTCATCGCGCATGCGGCGATGAATTTCCGCGTGGCGCCGCTCTGGGTCGCGCAGGATCAGGGCTTTTTCAGTAAGTACGGTATCGACTCGGAGATTATCTACATGCGCGGTGGGCCGACGCTGATGTCGGGCATGTTGTCCGGCGACATTCAGATCGGCTGGACCGCCAGCTCGATCCTCGCGCCCATCGCCGAGGGCGCCGATTTTGTCGTCGTCGCCGGATTCAACAATCGGGTGACCGACGAATTGATCGTCCGACCGGGCATCAAGCGGCCGGAAGATTTGCGCGGCAAGCGTTTCGGCGTGCAAAGCATCGGCGGCGGCGGTTGGATGGGCGCCATGCTCGGCTTGGAGTCGTTGGGCTTGGAACCGAAGCGCGACGATATTCGCGTACTGGTCGTCGGCGACAACACCTTTCGCAGTCAAGCGCTCGAAGCCGGCTCCATCGACGCCACCGTGCTCGACGGCGCCTTCAGCCGCAAAGCGAAGAGCAAAGGTATGATTTCGTTGGCCGATTTTTCTCAGGCCAATTTGCCGATGATGAATCATCTGGTGGCGGTCAGAAGAACTTATCTGCAGCGCCAGCCGGAGATTGTCGAAAATGTTTTGCGCGCGCTGGTCGAAGGCTTGGCGTTTACCTGGTCGGCGAAAAGCAAAAGCGCGGTGCTGAAAAGCGTCATGCGCCGGCTGCGGATCACCGAGATGAATATCGCCGAAGACGGCTATCAAGAATTACTGACCCGCGGCGGCCTGGAAAAGAGGCCCCATCCTTCGCTTGAAGGTGTGCGCAACGTGCAGCGCCTGATGACGACCAGCAACCCACGCGTCGGCGAGGTTAAGCTGGAGGAGATCATCGACCGCAGCATCATGCGCAAACTCGACGACAGCGGTTTTATCGACCGGATGTATGGG